In Rhizobium sp. N324, a single genomic region encodes these proteins:
- a CDS encoding MFS transporter has translation MSDELCSTDTAVETVPQRLDWRLMLPVFIIVSLDAASSGAILPILPFFLRELGASPLLLGFVLGAEALSQFVAAPWLGQLSDRFGRKRILLASQAGALVSLLLLALAGSVVFVLLARILLGLTAANFSAAAAYAADNSSPATRRQAIGLLSAGLGLGGMIGSSLSGYLADISLTAPIWAALGLSAASLCVTGLWLRGAHPPGRLGDDGEEAGAIGENISFRTLLASPVIRVLIVVLLCHYFSYGMFSSQLAVFLQDTFSWNEHAFGPKELGYLLTADGAINIFVQFFLLKWLGASFSERGLIVLVFAILAIGYVAAGLAADIPTLAFSVLLISTGVALARPTFVAALSVHVPRRRQGVVMGATQSLVAVTEIVTPVLAGVILGQSLYGAWIGAVVAITLTGAVIAGSRLRRIDPETTGG, from the coding sequence ATGAGCGACGAACTGTGTTCGACCGACACGGCCGTAGAGACTGTGCCACAGCGGCTTGACTGGCGGCTGATGCTGCCGGTTTTCATCATCGTCAGCCTCGATGCCGCCAGCAGCGGCGCCATCCTGCCGATCCTGCCCTTCTTTCTCAGGGAGCTGGGGGCATCACCTCTGCTTCTCGGGTTCGTTCTCGGTGCGGAAGCGCTCAGCCAGTTCGTTGCCGCGCCATGGCTCGGGCAGCTTTCCGACCGTTTCGGGCGCAAGAGGATCCTGCTCGCCAGCCAGGCCGGCGCACTCGTCAGCCTGTTGCTGCTGGCGCTCGCCGGCAGCGTCGTCTTCGTGCTGCTGGCGCGGATCCTGCTCGGGCTTACCGCCGCCAATTTTTCTGCGGCGGCAGCCTATGCCGCCGACAACAGCAGCCCCGCCACCCGGCGCCAGGCCATCGGCCTACTGAGCGCCGGCCTCGGTCTTGGCGGAATGATCGGGTCGAGCCTCTCCGGCTATCTCGCCGACATTTCATTGACCGCGCCGATTTGGGCGGCGTTGGGCCTGTCGGCGGCCAGCCTCTGCGTCACAGGTCTCTGGCTGAGGGGCGCTCATCCGCCCGGTCGGCTCGGCGACGACGGCGAAGAGGCCGGGGCGATCGGCGAGAATATCTCCTTTCGAACCCTCCTCGCCTCGCCGGTCATTCGCGTGCTGATCGTCGTTCTTCTCTGCCACTATTTCTCATACGGCATGTTCAGCTCCCAGCTCGCCGTCTTTCTCCAGGACACGTTCAGCTGGAACGAGCATGCCTTCGGCCCGAAGGAGCTGGGCTATCTGCTCACCGCCGACGGCGCGATCAACATCTTCGTTCAGTTTTTCCTTTTAAAATGGCTCGGCGCGTCTTTCTCCGAACGCGGCCTGATCGTCCTGGTCTTTGCCATTCTGGCGATCGGCTATGTCGCCGCCGGTCTCGCTGCCGATATCCCCACCCTCGCCTTCTCAGTGCTGCTCATCAGCACCGGCGTGGCCCTGGCGCGGCCGACGTTCGTCGCAGCCCTCTCCGTGCATGTTCCCAGGCGACGTCAGGGCGTGGTCATGGGCGCAACGCAGTCGCTTGTCGCCGTCACCGAGATCGTTACCCCGGTCCTTGCCGGCGTCATTCTCGGGCAGAGCCTGTATGGCGCCTGGATCGGCGCCGTGGTGGCGATCACGCTCACCGGCGCCGTCATCGCCGGCAGCCGGTTGCGCCGGATTGATCCGGAGACCACAGGCGGCTGA
- a CDS encoding FAD-dependent monooxygenase has product MREHAVVIAGGGPTGLMQAGELALAGVDVAIVERRPNQEVVGSRAGGLSARTLEVLDQRGVVDRFLAEGQIAQVTGFAVTRLDISDFPTRHNYGLALRQKHIERILAGWVGELPVTIYRGRELTGFAQDDTGVTIELSDGFQLRAGYLVGCDGGRSLVRKIAGIDFPGWDATTSNILAEAEMEEEPPLGVHRTVLGLHAFGREEYEIRDGKVVFASEGPINVMVTEKNAGATAKPTLSDLRQALIETCGTDYGIHSLRWISRFTDMSRQAEAYRKGRIFLAGDAAHVHSPVGGQGLNTGVQDAVNLGWKLAQVVKGISPESLLDSYHAERHPVAARVLRTTMAQVALQRTDDRTEALRDIVLELLAMDEPRKKIAAEMSGLAIHYDLGEGHPLLGRRMPDLDLTTPDGPLRVYALLRNARAVLLNFGTPGSLDITPWSARVQSVNTRYDGAWELPALGAVSAPAAVLIRPDGYVAWVGEGKPDGLHEVMTTWFGAPAEAG; this is encoded by the coding sequence ATGAGAGAACATGCCGTCGTGATTGCCGGAGGCGGGCCGACGGGGCTGATGCAGGCGGGCGAATTGGCCCTGGCGGGCGTCGATGTCGCCATCGTCGAGCGCCGGCCGAACCAGGAGGTCGTCGGTTCGCGTGCCGGCGGGCTGAGCGCGCGCACGCTCGAGGTGCTCGATCAGCGTGGCGTGGTCGACCGGTTCCTCGCTGAAGGACAGATCGCCCAGGTCACCGGATTTGCCGTCACGCGGCTCGATATCAGCGATTTTCCGACCCGGCACAATTACGGGCTGGCGCTGCGGCAGAAGCATATCGAGCGCATTCTGGCCGGATGGGTCGGCGAACTGCCGGTGACGATCTATCGTGGCCGCGAGCTGACCGGATTTGCGCAGGACGACACCGGCGTCACCATCGAACTCTCCGATGGTTTCCAGCTCAGGGCAGGCTACCTCGTCGGCTGCGATGGCGGCCGCAGTCTGGTTCGCAAGATCGCCGGGATTGACTTTCCGGGATGGGATGCGACGACCAGCAATATTCTCGCCGAAGCCGAGATGGAGGAGGAGCCACCGCTCGGCGTCCATCGCACAGTGCTCGGCCTGCACGCCTTCGGCCGCGAGGAATATGAAATTCGCGACGGCAAGGTCGTTTTTGCCAGTGAAGGTCCGATCAACGTCATGGTGACGGAAAAGAATGCGGGCGCCACGGCCAAGCCGACGCTCAGCGATCTCAGGCAAGCCCTGATCGAAACATGCGGAACGGATTATGGAATCCATAGCCTGAGGTGGATTTCCAGGTTCACCGACATGTCTCGGCAGGCGGAGGCTTACCGCAAGGGCCGTATCTTTCTGGCCGGCGACGCCGCGCATGTGCATTCTCCAGTGGGCGGCCAGGGCCTCAATACCGGCGTGCAGGATGCCGTCAATCTCGGCTGGAAGCTGGCGCAGGTGGTGAAGGGAATCTCGCCGGAAAGCTTGCTCGACAGCTATCACGCCGAGCGCCATCCGGTGGCTGCCCGCGTGCTGCGCACGACGATGGCGCAGGTCGCCTTGCAACGGACCGATGACCGCACCGAAGCCTTGCGGGACATCGTCCTGGAGCTCCTCGCCATGGACGAGCCGCGCAAAAAGATCGCCGCCGAAATGTCCGGACTGGCCATCCATTACGATCTCGGCGAGGGCCACCCGCTGCTCGGCCGCCGCATGCCCGACCTCGACCTCACCACGCCCGATGGCCCGTTGCGCGTTTATGCGCTGCTCCGAAATGCGCGGGCAGTGCTTCTGAATTTCGGCACGCCCGGCAGCCTTGACATCACGCCGTGGTCGGCCCGCGTCCAGTCGGTCAACACCAGATACGACGGCGCATGGGAACTGCCGGCGTTGGGCGCGGTCTCTGCCCCAGCCGCAGTGCTGATCCGGCCCGACGGCTATGTGGCGTGGGTGGGCGAGGGCAAGCCGGATGGTCTCCACGAGGTGATGACGACCTGGTTCGGAGCACCGGCTGAAGCCGGTTGA
- a CDS encoding DUF982 domain-containing protein: MAETRFDPVLLHRQHFIAEITCLDEIFDFLDEWPEDKRGLAYDTLLKACRDTASGRFPLSAARENFRRFLKMSGVLAKVEGAPKFEQLMGDRNIGNA; the protein is encoded by the coding sequence ATGGCGGAAACTCGGTTCGATCCGGTTTTGCTTCATCGTCAGCATTTCATCGCCGAGATCACATGTCTCGATGAAATCTTCGATTTTCTGGATGAATGGCCGGAGGACAAACGAGGTCTTGCATATGACACGCTTTTGAAGGCGTGCAGGGATACCGCCAGCGGGCGTTTCCCGCTGAGCGCCGCGCGCGAGAATTTCCGGCGTTTTCTGAAGATGTCGGGCGTGCTTGCCAAGGTCGAGGGCGCCCCCAAATTCGAACAACTGATGGGCGATCGAAATATCGGGAATGCCTGA
- a CDS encoding type II toxin-antitoxin system RelE/ParE family toxin, giving the protein MRRAKVVYRPEALGDLRQIYLDIAGISQSNVTANRFVKRIMARCHKIGDAPNGGRPRNDLAMGLRIVPFEHSAVIAYHVAEAVEIVNIFYGGRNYEALFRSGDDEAEL; this is encoded by the coding sequence ATGCGGCGCGCTAAGGTAGTCTATCGGCCGGAGGCGCTTGGCGACCTTCGCCAGATCTACCTCGATATTGCCGGAATCAGCCAGAGCAACGTCACCGCCAATCGCTTCGTCAAGCGAATCATGGCGAGGTGCCATAAGATCGGCGATGCACCGAATGGCGGGCGCCCTCGGAATGATCTGGCCATGGGTTTACGGATCGTTCCCTTTGAGCATTCCGCGGTGATTGCCTATCACGTTGCTGAGGCTGTCGAGATCGTCAACATCTTCTATGGCGGCAGGAATTATGAGGCCTTGTTTCGGTCAGGCGATGACGAGGCTGAGTTGTGA
- a CDS encoding DUF2938 domain-containing protein, translated as MFEILWRGLAIGAGATILMDLWAIVLTKVFGQTPPNWAPVGRWFWHLRRGKVFHDSIADAEPYANELALGWFSHYAVGIVYGVIFALVMGQGWLAAPTFLPAWIFGIVTVGAGWFLLQPGLGIGWAASKHPTPNKVRCFNLLAHTVFALGLYGTALILR; from the coding sequence ATGTTCGAAATTCTGTGGCGCGGCCTGGCGATCGGCGCCGGCGCAACCATCCTTATGGACCTTTGGGCGATCGTGCTCACCAAGGTCTTCGGCCAGACGCCGCCCAACTGGGCGCCGGTCGGCCGCTGGTTCTGGCATCTCCGCCGCGGCAAGGTCTTTCACGACAGCATCGCCGATGCCGAACCCTATGCCAATGAACTGGCGCTCGGCTGGTTCAGCCATTACGCTGTCGGCATTGTCTATGGCGTGATCTTCGCCCTCGTCATGGGGCAGGGCTGGCTCGCCGCCCCGACATTCCTCCCCGCCTGGATCTTCGGCATCGTCACCGTCGGGGCAGGGTGGTTCCTGCTGCAGCCGGGCCTCGGCATCGGCTGGGCCGCTTCCAAACATCCGACCCCGAACAAGGTCCGGTGCTTCAATCTGCTGGCGCATACGGTGTTTGCATTGGGGCTTTATGGGACGGCGTTGATTCTGCGCTGA
- a CDS encoding MarR family winged helix-turn-helix transcriptional regulator, whose amino-acid sequence MASRNNVQNTRMSEKLRELHGALIEIVSVMNRPQRDEQMVREAGISLDRALFPLLVTVERLGPIGVVELADRAGRDYTTVSRQVAKLESLGLVERRGSAADRRVREAVISPKGKAMTDRIDVARERIGRAIFERWDEHDFNELVRLMRKFAEDISGDTVGSASIPHADSE is encoded by the coding sequence ATGGCGTCAAGAAATAATGTGCAAAATACACGCATGTCCGAAAAGCTTCGTGAGTTGCATGGGGCTTTGATCGAGATTGTCAGCGTCATGAACCGGCCGCAGCGCGACGAGCAGATGGTCCGCGAGGCGGGAATTTCGCTCGATCGTGCGCTGTTTCCGCTGCTGGTCACGGTGGAACGCCTCGGCCCGATCGGCGTGGTCGAGCTCGCCGACCGCGCCGGGCGCGACTACACCACCGTCAGCCGTCAGGTCGCCAAGCTCGAAAGCCTCGGTCTGGTGGAGCGCCGGGGAAGTGCCGCCGATCGCCGCGTGCGCGAGGCGGTCATCAGCCCGAAAGGCAAGGCGATGACCGACCGCATCGACGTGGCACGCGAAAGGATCGGCCGCGCCATCTTCGAGCGCTGGGACGAGCACGACTTCAACGAGCTGGTGCGGTTGATGCGCAAGTTTGCAGAGGATATCAGCGGCGATACCGTCGGCAGCGCGTCGATCCCGCATGCCGACAGCGAATGA
- a CDS encoding nickel-binding protein translates to MPIFMDRHFLEGTSPAEVAQAHRMDIDIQDRYGVKFLTYWFDERRGTAFCLVDAPDMAAVQCVHREAHGFVANEIVEVALSAVEAFLGRINDPDPAPGQSSPQMDPGHRAILFTDIVGSTEMTARLGDRMGTELVRAHDAIVRRCLGKNSGREVKHTGDGIMAAFAATTAAVECAMAIQQEFQHYNSGNNAQPIHIRIGLDCGEPVEDSNDLFGSTVQLAARLCAAASSDQILVSENIFREYGAADLFGHASRRRLKGFSKPMMVFRCDWANGGLA, encoded by the coding sequence ATGCCCATCTTCATGGACCGGCACTTTCTCGAAGGTACCTCGCCCGCCGAGGTTGCCCAGGCACATCGCATGGACATCGACATTCAGGATCGATACGGCGTCAAGTTCCTCACCTACTGGTTCGACGAGCGGCGCGGGACGGCCTTCTGCCTGGTAGATGCGCCCGATATGGCAGCTGTCCAATGCGTACATCGCGAGGCGCACGGCTTTGTCGCCAACGAGATCGTCGAGGTTGCCCTGTCGGCGGTGGAGGCCTTTCTCGGCCGCATCAATGACCCTGATCCGGCGCCCGGCCAGTCGTCGCCGCAAATGGATCCAGGCCACCGGGCGATCCTGTTTACCGATATCGTCGGCTCGACCGAGATGACGGCGCGCCTCGGCGACCGCATGGGGACGGAGCTGGTCAGGGCCCATGACGCGATCGTGCGCCGATGCCTCGGCAAAAATTCAGGCCGCGAAGTCAAGCATACCGGCGACGGCATCATGGCGGCCTTCGCGGCGACGACGGCAGCCGTCGAATGCGCCATGGCGATCCAGCAGGAATTTCAACATTACAACAGCGGCAACAATGCCCAGCCGATCCACATCCGCATCGGGCTAGATTGCGGTGAGCCGGTGGAGGACAGCAACGACCTCTTCGGCTCGACCGTGCAGCTTGCGGCCCGCCTCTGCGCGGCCGCTTCCAGCGACCAGATCCTCGTCTCAGAGAATATCTTTCGGGAATATGGCGCCGCCGACCTCTTCGGCCACGCCTCGCGCCGACGGCTCAAGGGTTTTTCGAAGCCGATGATGGTCTTCCGTTGCGACTGGGCGAATGGCGGACTTGCTTGA
- a CDS encoding ThuA domain-containing protein, whose amino-acid sequence MREALIVWGGWSGHEPQECAEIIKTMLEEDGFKVYLEHGTEALADPSVHDLSLIVPIMTMSKIEKEEVKNLAAAIESGVGIAGYHGGAGDAFRDSVDYQFIIGGQWVAHPGNIIDYTVNITRPDDPLMEGIADFPYTSEQYYMHVDPSNEVLATTKFTGEHAYWIDGVVMPVVWKRKYGEGRVFYSSLGHQAKEFDVPEMKTIFRRGANWAAR is encoded by the coding sequence ATGCGTGAAGCACTGATCGTCTGGGGCGGCTGGAGCGGCCATGAGCCGCAGGAATGCGCCGAAATCATCAAGACCATGCTCGAGGAGGACGGCTTCAAGGTCTATCTCGAACATGGCACCGAGGCGCTGGCCGACCCGTCCGTGCATGATCTCAGCCTCATCGTGCCGATCATGACGATGTCGAAGATCGAGAAGGAAGAGGTCAAGAACCTCGCCGCCGCCATCGAGAGCGGCGTCGGCATCGCCGGCTATCACGGCGGCGCGGGCGATGCCTTCCGCGACTCCGTCGACTATCAGTTCATCATCGGCGGCCAGTGGGTGGCCCACCCCGGCAACATCATCGACTATACCGTCAACATCACCCGGCCGGACGATCCGCTGATGGAGGGGATTGCCGATTTCCCCTATACGTCAGAGCAATATTACATGCATGTCGACCCCTCGAACGAGGTTCTGGCGACGACGAAATTCACCGGCGAGCACGCCTACTGGATCGACGGCGTCGTCATGCCCGTCGTCTGGAAGCGCAAATACGGCGAGGGCCGGGTTTTCTATTCCTCGCTCGGCCATCAGGCCAAGGAGTTCGACGTGCCCGAGATGAAGACGATCTTCCGCCGTGGCGCCAATTGGGCGGCGCGCTGA
- a CDS encoding Gfo/Idh/MocA family protein yields MERVGIGIIGCGNISGAYLKAMASFPILDIRGVADLNRELAEAKAREFNVPARTVEELFADPKVEIIVNLTIPKAHVTVALQALEAGKHTYSEKPLGINFAEGKKLAEAAKARNLRIGAAPDTFLGGGHQTARALIDQGVIGRPVGGSASFMCPGHERWHPNPAFYYEVGGGPMLDMGPYYITDLVNLLGPVAQVAGFATTPRAERLISSEPRNGERIPVHVPTHVAGMMAFAGGAVVQIAMSFDVAGHKHVPLEVYGTEGTLIVPDPNKFEGPVEYLRKGGQFEDQPLTSPYADGNYRSLGVADLAHAIRSNRPHRANGDLALHVLEVMEAFHTASATGRTVAISTAVERPAPLSQSIVDGRLAK; encoded by the coding sequence CCGGGAACTGGCGGAAGCCAAGGCGCGTGAATTCAACGTTCCCGCCAGAACGGTCGAGGAGCTTTTCGCCGACCCCAAGGTCGAAATCATCGTCAATCTCACGATCCCGAAAGCCCATGTCACGGTCGCGCTGCAGGCGCTCGAGGCCGGCAAGCACACCTATTCGGAAAAGCCGCTCGGGATTAATTTCGCGGAAGGGAAAAAATTGGCGGAGGCCGCCAAGGCCAGGAATCTGCGCATCGGCGCAGCCCCTGACACCTTCCTCGGCGGCGGCCATCAGACTGCCCGTGCCTTGATCGACCAGGGCGTGATCGGCCGGCCGGTCGGCGGCTCGGCGAGCTTCATGTGCCCGGGCCATGAGCGTTGGCATCCGAATCCCGCCTTCTATTACGAAGTTGGCGGCGGGCCGATGCTCGACATGGGTCCCTATTACATCACCGATCTCGTCAATCTGCTCGGGCCGGTCGCTCAAGTGGCCGGCTTTGCGACGACGCCGCGGGCCGAACGGCTGATATCAAGCGAACCGCGCAACGGTGAGCGTATTCCCGTGCATGTGCCGACCCACGTCGCCGGGATGATGGCTTTTGCGGGCGGCGCCGTCGTCCAGATCGCCATGAGCTTCGACGTCGCCGGCCACAAGCATGTGCCGCTCGAGGTCTACGGCACCGAGGGCACGCTTATCGTGCCCGATCCCAACAAATTCGAGGGCCCTGTCGAATATCTCAGGAAGGGCGGCCAATTCGAGGATCAGCCCCTCACATCTCCCTATGCCGATGGCAATTATCGCTCGCTCGGCGTCGCCGACTTGGCCCATGCGATCCGCTCCAACCGGCCGCATCGCGCCAATGGCGATCTGGCGCTGCATGTGCTGGAGGTCATGGAAGCCTTCCACACCGCGTCTGCGACCGGCCGGACGGTGGCGATCTCAACGGCCGTGGAGCGCCCTGCCCCCTTATCGCAATCCATCGTCGACGGACGGCTGGCGAAATAA
- a CDS encoding CsbD family protein, with protein sequence MDWNRVEGNWKQMKGKVKEQWGKLTDDDLDVIDGKRDQLEGKIQERYGYEKDRAKRDIDDWYGRQAW encoded by the coding sequence ATGGATTGGAACCGTGTTGAAGGAAACTGGAAGCAGATGAAGGGCAAGGTAAAGGAGCAGTGGGGCAAGCTCACGGACGACGACCTTGACGTTATCGACGGCAAGCGCGATCAGCTCGAAGGCAAGATCCAGGAGCGCTACGGCTACGAAAAAGACCGTGCGAAGAGGGATATCGACGACTGGTACGGCCGCCAGGCCTGGTAA
- a CDS encoding FAD-dependent oxidoreductase, with amino-acid sequence MTQNSTVDVLISGAGAAGLTLAIELARRGVSFRLIEKLNDPFRGSRGKGIQPRTQEVFEDLGILDRIVALGGLYPRQRVYSDDGSFTESDAVLREDPTPAEPYHLPLMVPQFLTEAAMRERLIELGHRPEFGCELIGFEQDKEGVTARLKSQSGEEAIRVRWLVGADGGRSFVRHALDIGFPGKTLGVRAIVADVMLTGLDRDAWHRFGEGDMQRQIGLCPLAGTELFQIQGPIPLEGEIDLSAAGLTALVAERIGRDDIHVHSVSWASAFHMNARLADRYRLGRVFLAGDAAHTHPPTGGQGLNTSVQDAYNLGWKLAAVAGGAPDALLDSYEEERRPIAAAMLGLATSLLDALKRGDIRRGREVHQLDIGYPESSLALEKPARRGGLPAGDRAPDAPLTGAAGQPRRLFDLFKGTHWTLLGYEVGQLTVPPRPGLDIHGIGRRGDLLDNGGHFRETYALAPGDWVLVRPDGYIGAIVASADTWALEAYLANAGFEHDA; translated from the coding sequence ATGACACAGAATTCTACAGTCGACGTGCTGATATCAGGCGCCGGTGCTGCCGGCCTGACGCTGGCGATCGAGCTGGCCCGGCGCGGCGTCAGCTTTCGCCTGATCGAGAAATTGAACGACCCGTTCCGCGGCTCGCGCGGCAAGGGCATCCAACCAAGAACGCAGGAGGTCTTTGAGGATCTCGGCATCCTCGACCGCATCGTCGCACTCGGCGGCCTCTATCCCCGCCAGCGGGTATACAGTGACGACGGAAGCTTCACAGAGTCCGACGCCGTGCTGCGCGAGGATCCGACGCCGGCCGAGCCCTATCATCTTCCGCTGATGGTGCCGCAATTCCTCACTGAAGCCGCGATGCGGGAACGCCTCATCGAGCTGGGGCACCGTCCAGAATTTGGATGCGAACTCATCGGCTTCGAGCAGGACAAGGAAGGCGTGACGGCACGGCTCAAGAGCCAATCCGGCGAGGAAGCCATCCGCGTGCGCTGGCTGGTCGGCGCCGATGGCGGGCGCAGCTTCGTGCGCCACGCGCTTGATATCGGCTTTCCCGGCAAGACGCTCGGCGTGCGCGCCATCGTCGCCGATGTCATGCTGACGGGTCTCGATCGCGACGCCTGGCATCGGTTCGGCGAAGGCGACATGCAGCGGCAGATCGGGCTTTGCCCGCTCGCCGGAACGGAGCTGTTCCAGATCCAGGGACCGATCCCGCTTGAAGGCGAGATCGATCTTTCCGCGGCGGGTCTGACCGCACTGGTGGCGGAGCGCATCGGCCGCGACGATATTCACGTCCACTCGGTTTCCTGGGCGTCGGCCTTCCACATGAATGCCCGGCTTGCCGATCGCTACCGGCTCGGCCGCGTCTTCCTGGCCGGCGATGCCGCCCATACGCATCCGCCGACCGGCGGCCAGGGTCTCAATACCAGCGTGCAGGACGCCTATAATCTCGGATGGAAGCTGGCGGCGGTCGCCGGCGGCGCGCCGGATGCGCTGCTCGACAGCTATGAGGAAGAGCGCCGCCCGATCGCGGCGGCGATGCTCGGTCTTGCCACCAGCCTTCTCGATGCGCTGAAGCGCGGTGACATCAGGCGCGGCCGCGAGGTCCATCAGCTCGATATCGGCTATCCCGAATCTTCCCTCGCGCTGGAAAAGCCGGCGCGGCGCGGCGGTCTGCCGGCCGGCGACCGGGCGCCCGACGCGCCGCTGACGGGTGCGGCCGGCCAGCCGAGGCGTCTGTTCGACCTGTTCAAAGGCACCCACTGGACGCTGCTCGGCTATGAGGTCGGGCAACTCACCGTGCCGCCTCGCCCGGGGCTGGACATCCACGGGATCGGCCGGCGCGGCGATCTCCTGGACAATGGCGGGCACTTCCGCGAGACCTATGCTCTCGCCCCAGGAGACTGGGTGCTGGTGCGCCCGGATGGTTATATCGGCGCCATCGTCGCCTCGGCCGATACCTGGGCGCTGGAAGCCTATCTCGCAAACGCCGGTTTCGAGCATGATGCCTGA
- a CDS encoding DUF982 domain-containing protein, producing MRQTANFRPVGLASIGLGHYAVINSVWDAARTLLHDWPVDDGEDYFEAVKSCLDAIIGDLPPDEVRASFIRAAQEAGIAVIEAAD from the coding sequence GTGAGACAGACGGCAAATTTTCGACCGGTCGGCTTGGCCTCGATAGGGCTAGGCCATTATGCCGTTATTAACTCTGTGTGGGATGCCGCGCGCACGCTGCTGCACGATTGGCCGGTCGACGACGGCGAAGACTATTTCGAAGCCGTGAAGTCATGCCTGGATGCGATTATCGGCGATCTGCCGCCGGATGAGGTGCGGGCATCCTTTATCAGGGCCGCGCAGGAAGCCGGCATCGCCGTCATCGAAGCTGCCGACTGA